Proteins encoded in a region of the Pirellulales bacterium genome:
- a CDS encoding Gfo/Idh/MocA family oxidoreductase: MPTNGSLNRKLRMALVGGGQGSFIGRVHATAAVLDNRAALVAGALSSDPQRAKDSAADYDISPARAYGSYQELIQKELALPADQRIDFISVATPNHTHFEIAKAAVEAGFNVICDKPLTFDLAQAEQLATVVEKSGVVFAVSHNYTGYPLVRQAREMIQAGELGEIQAVRASYIQGWLRTRLEAGDQKQAAWRTDPKRSGAAGCFGDIATHAYNLGRYMTGLLPEAISCHLRTFEPGRQLDDYGTAVIKYENGGLGTVTASQISHGRENDVRIEIDGTKGSLEWHQEEPNKMWFRRNGHPHALYTRDPNAPFMNTLGKGACRLPSGHPEAFFEAFANVYRFAYDNMILRAEGKPFATVDTIYPNVHDGVEGMYFIQQCVASSRENGTWLPLKHAHARR; this comes from the coding sequence ATGCCCACAAACGGTTCGCTCAATCGTAAACTTCGGATGGCCTTGGTCGGCGGTGGTCAGGGGTCGTTCATCGGCCGGGTGCATGCCACGGCGGCGGTGTTGGATAATCGGGCGGCCCTGGTGGCGGGGGCTTTGAGCAGTGATCCCCAGCGGGCCAAGGACAGCGCCGCCGACTATGACATTTCCCCCGCGCGGGCGTATGGTTCCTATCAAGAACTGATCCAAAAAGAGCTGGCCCTCCCTGCGGATCAGCGGATCGATTTTATCTCGGTCGCCACACCCAATCATACGCATTTTGAAATTGCCAAGGCCGCGGTCGAAGCGGGGTTTAATGTCATCTGCGACAAGCCGCTGACGTTTGATCTGGCCCAGGCGGAACAACTAGCGACCGTGGTGGAAAAATCGGGCGTGGTCTTTGCCGTCAGCCACAACTACACCGGCTATCCTTTAGTTCGCCAAGCGCGGGAAATGATTCAGGCGGGCGAACTGGGGGAGATTCAAGCGGTGCGGGCCAGCTACATCCAAGGTTGGCTCCGGACTCGGCTAGAGGCCGGCGACCAAAAGCAGGCCGCCTGGCGGACCGACCCCAAGCGCAGCGGCGCGGCGGGCTGCTTTGGCGATATTGCCACCCATGCGTACAATCTGGGCCGTTACATGACGGGGCTATTGCCCGAGGCGATCAGTTGCCACCTGCGCACGTTTGAACCGGGTCGGCAACTGGACGACTACGGCACGGCGGTGATTAAGTACGAAAACGGCGGATTGGGGACGGTGACCGCCTCGCAAATCAGCCACGGGCGCGAGAACGACGTGCGGATTGAAATTGACGGGACCAAAGGATCACTAGAGTGGCACCAGGAAGAACCCAATAAGATGTGGTTTCGCCGCAACGGCCACCCCCATGCGCTCTACACCCGCGATCCCAACGCCCCGTTTATGAATACCTTAGGCAAGGGGGCCTGCCGCCTGCCCAGCGGCCATCCCGAGGCATTCTTTGAGGCATTTGCCAACGTTTACCGCTTTGCCTATGACAATATGATTCTCCGGGCCGAGGGGAAACCTTTTGCCACGGTGGATACCATTTATCCCAACGTGCATGACGGCGTGGAGGGGATGTACTTTATCCAGCAATGCGTGGCCAGCAGCCGCGAAAACGGGACCTGGCTGCCGCTGAAGCACGCTCATGCCCGGCGGTAA
- the thiS gene encoding sulfur carrier protein ThiS has translation MPLTINGEEREYPADVTLPQIIAAHGMNPRYVAVEINLRVVPRAEHATCQLQPGDRIELVTLVGGG, from the coding sequence ATGCCATTAACCATCAACGGCGAAGAGCGCGAATATCCTGCGGATGTGACCCTGCCGCAAATCATCGCCGCGCACGGCATGAATCCCCGCTATGTGGCGGTGGAGATCAACCTGCGGGTTGTTCCCCGCGCCGAACATGCCACCTGCCAACTTCAGCCCGGCGATCGGATCGAACTGGTGACGCTGGTGGGGGGAGGTTAG
- a CDS encoding MarR family transcriptional regulator — protein MSSPTRPLVFDSAAQEAFLNLWRTYDRLRVLEEELFARHHLTAQQYNALRILKAAAPEMLPTLSLAAKLISRAPDITRLIDHLVAHGWAVRDRRPENRRVVQVGILHAGNELLDKIHEEVRQVNQRQLGHLSPEEQRQLIHLLKLARQPHEPEESAWR, from the coding sequence TTGAGTTCGCCCACCCGTCCGCTAGTCTTTGATTCCGCGGCCCAAGAAGCGTTTTTGAATCTTTGGCGCACGTATGATCGGTTGCGCGTCCTAGAGGAAGAGTTATTTGCCCGGCATCATTTGACCGCGCAGCAATATAACGCCCTGCGCATCCTGAAGGCCGCCGCGCCGGAAATGCTGCCCACGCTAAGCCTGGCGGCCAAGCTGATCTCCCGTGCGCCGGATATCACGCGCTTGATCGATCATTTGGTGGCACACGGTTGGGCGGTGCGGGATCGCCGGCCAGAGAATCGCCGCGTGGTGCAGGTGGGGATATTACACGCCGGGAACGAACTATTAGATAAAATCCATGAAGAAGTTCGCCAAGTGAACCAACGGCAGTTAGGTCATCTTTCTCCGGAGGAACAACGGCAACTGATCCATTTGCTAAAGCTGGCGCGTCAGCCGCATGAGCCGGAGGAAAGCGCGTGGCGGTGA
- the xylA gene encoding xylose isomerase, translated as MPAFPEIAKIRFEGSTSRNPLAFHHYNESEVVAGKSMKDHFRFSVAYWHTFRGTGSDPFGPGTMHRPWEDGTDSVENACNRARVAFEFIEKLGAPYYCFHDRDVAPEGKTLAESNKNLDAVVKVLKEEQQRTGIKLLWGTANLFSNPRYMHGAATSSHADAFAYAAAQVKKAMDVTKELGGEGYTFWGGREGYQCIWNTDMKREVDNLARFMHMAVDYAKEIGFTGQFYFEPKPKEPTKHQYDFDSAACINFLRAYGLEKHIKMNIEANHATLAGHSMQHELEYAAMQGFLGSIDANYGDLMLGWDTDQFPTDIYLTTQIMHVLLKYGGFTTGGLNFDAKVRRESFEPVDLFHAHIGGMDAFARGLKIAAAMKADGALDKIVADRYRTWNMGIGAEITAGQHNFKTLEKYMLEKGEITPNQSGRQEMIENLINLYI; from the coding sequence ATGCCCGCCTTTCCCGAAATTGCCAAGATCCGCTTTGAAGGTTCCACCAGCCGCAATCCGCTGGCGTTTCACCATTACAACGAAAGCGAAGTGGTGGCGGGCAAGTCGATGAAGGACCACTTTCGCTTTAGTGTGGCCTATTGGCACACGTTTCGCGGCACTGGCAGCGATCCGTTTGGCCCCGGCACGATGCACCGCCCCTGGGAGGATGGCACCGACAGCGTCGAAAACGCCTGCAACCGCGCGCGGGTGGCGTTTGAATTTATCGAAAAGCTAGGCGCCCCATATTATTGCTTTCATGACCGGGATGTGGCCCCCGAAGGCAAAACCCTGGCCGAGTCAAATAAAAACCTTGACGCCGTCGTCAAAGTGCTCAAGGAGGAACAGCAGCGGACCGGCATTAAGCTGTTGTGGGGGACGGCGAATCTGTTTAGCAATCCCCGTTATATGCATGGCGCCGCCACCAGCAGCCATGCCGATGCCTTTGCCTATGCTGCCGCCCAGGTAAAGAAAGCCATGGATGTGACCAAGGAACTGGGGGGGGAGGGGTACACCTTTTGGGGGGGGCGCGAAGGGTACCAGTGCATTTGGAACACCGACATGAAGCGCGAGGTGGACAACCTGGCGCGGTTCATGCACATGGCGGTCGATTATGCCAAGGAAATCGGCTTTACCGGACAGTTTTACTTTGAGCCCAAGCCCAAGGAACCGACCAAGCACCAGTATGACTTTGACAGCGCGGCCTGTATTAACTTTTTGCGGGCGTATGGCCTGGAAAAACATATCAAAATGAATATCGAGGCCAACCATGCCACTTTGGCCGGGCACAGCATGCAACATGAGCTGGAATACGCCGCCATGCAAGGCTTTTTAGGCTCGATCGACGCCAACTACGGCGACCTGATGCTAGGCTGGGACACCGACCAATTCCCCACGGATATTTACCTGACCACGCAAATTATGCACGTCCTGCTGAAATACGGCGGATTCACGACGGGGGGACTCAACTTTGACGCCAAGGTCCGCCGCGAAAGCTTTGAGCCGGTTGATTTATTTCACGCCCATATCGGGGGGATGGACGCCTTTGCTCGTGGTCTCAAGATTGCCGCCGCGATGAAGGCGGACGGGGCGCTGGACAAGATTGTGGCCGACCGTTATCGGACGTGGAACATGGGGATCGGGGCGGAGATCACCGCGGGCCAGCACAACTTTAAGACGCTAGAAAAGTACATGCTAGAGAAGGGCGAGATTACGCCTAATCAATCTGGCCGACAAGAAATGATCGAAAATCTAATCAATCTGTATATTTAG
- a CDS encoding thiazole synthase translates to MHPFGQYGTVADSKALATPAALRIGTHTLHSRLIVGTGKYATYQQMGQALELSGTDCITVAVRRERLVNAQGQNLLDFIDTRRYTLLPNTAGCFTAEDAIRVARLGRELLLGLENPGADWVKLEVLADKKTLLPDPVATLQATELLVAEGFQVLCYTSDDPILARRLKNAGAVSVMPAGSPIGSGQGVLNANNIRICLEYLKENDPDYPVIVDAGVGTASDVTVAMELGVDGVLLNTGIAHAQDPLGMAVAMRHALEAGRLAYLSGRIPRRLYATASSPEEGTITRQPV, encoded by the coding sequence ATGCACCCCTTTGGACAATACGGAACTGTCGCGGATTCAAAAGCCTTGGCCACACCCGCGGCTTTGCGGATCGGTACGCACACCCTTCATAGTCGGCTCATCGTGGGAACCGGCAAATACGCCACCTACCAGCAAATGGGCCAGGCGCTGGAACTGAGCGGCACGGACTGCATCACCGTGGCTGTTCGCCGCGAACGATTGGTCAACGCCCAGGGGCAGAATTTACTCGATTTTATCGACACGCGCCGCTATACGCTGCTTCCCAATACCGCGGGGTGCTTTACCGCGGAGGACGCCATCCGCGTGGCACGGTTGGGGCGGGAACTGCTCTTGGGCCTGGAAAATCCCGGCGCTGATTGGGTCAAGCTGGAAGTCCTGGCGGATAAAAAAACCCTGCTCCCCGATCCGGTGGCCACGTTGCAGGCCACGGAACTGCTGGTGGCGGAGGGGTTTCAGGTTCTGTGTTACACCAGCGACGACCCCATTTTGGCTCGTCGGCTCAAAAACGCCGGCGCGGTCAGCGTGATGCCCGCCGGCAGCCCCATCGGCAGCGGCCAGGGGGTCCTCAATGCCAATAACATCCGCATTTGCCTGGAATACCTCAAAGAAAACGACCCGGATTATCCCGTTATCGTTGATGCGGGCGTCGGCACCGCCAGTGATGTGACAGTTGCCATGGAGCTGGGCGTGGATGGCGTGCTACTGAATACGGGTATCGCGCATGCCCAGGATCCGCTGGGGATGGCGGTGGCGATGCGGCACGCACTCGAGGCGGGGCGGCTGGCGTATCTGAGCGGGCGGATTCCCCGGCGGCTGTACGCCACGGCCAGCAGTCCCGAGGAAGGGACCATCACCCGACAACCGGTGTAA